A window from Gallus gallus isolate bGalGal1 chromosome 5, bGalGal1.mat.broiler.GRCg7b, whole genome shotgun sequence encodes these proteins:
- the CNTF gene encoding ciliary neurotrophic factor isoform X1, with protein MAAADTPSATLRHHDLCSRGIRLARKMRSDVTDLLDIYVERQGLDASISVAAVDGVPTAAVERWAEQTGTQRLLDNLAAYRAFRTLLAQMLEEQRELLGDTDAELGPALAAMLLQVSAFVYHLEELLELESRGAPAEEGSEPPAPPRLSLFEQKLRGLRVLRELAQWAVRSVRDLRQLSKHGPGSGAALGLPESQ; from the exons ATGGCGGCGGCAGACACCCCTTCAGCCACCCTCCGGCACCACGACCTGTGCAGCCGTGGCATCCGCCTGGCCAGGAAGATGCGCTCGGACGTCACAGACCTCCTGGACATCTAC GTGGAGCGGCAGGGCCTGGACGCCTCCATCAGCGTGGCGGCGGTGGATGGGGTGCCGACGGCGGCAGTGGAGCGCTGGGCCGAGCAGACGGGCACCCAGCGCCTCCTGGACAACCTGGCCGCCTACCGGGCCTTCCGCACGCTGCTGGCGCagatgctggaggagcagcgggagctgctgggagacaCCGATGCTGAGCTGGGCCCGGCGCTGGCGGCCATGCTGCTGCAGGTCTCGGCCTTTGTCTACcacctggaggagctgctggagctggagagcCGCGGGGCCCCCGCTGAGGAGGGCTCTGAGCCCCCCGCGCCCCCACGCCTCAGCCTCTTCGAGCAGAAGCTGCGGGGCCTGCGGGTGCTGCGGGAGCTGGCCCAGTGGGCCGTCAGGTCGGTGCGGGACCTGCGGCAGCTCTCCAAGCACGGCCCGGGCAGCGGCGCGGCACTGGGTCTGCCTGAGAGCCAGTGA
- the DTX4 gene encoding E3 ubiquitin-protein ligase DTX4, with amino-acid sequence MLLASAVVVWEWLNEHGRWRPYSPAVSHHIEAVARAGPRAGGSVVLGQADSRLAPYIIDLQSMHQFRQDTGTIRPVRRSYYDPSSAPGKGVVWEWENDSGSWTPYDMDVGITIQRAYEKQHPWVDLSTIGFCYVIDFATMGQINRQTQRKRRVRRRLDMVYPLVSGALPKSQSWPASPGAAAAPPAPACACPQCLLVMSVKAAVSAGGLGAATLQPRKAPPAPPVAPKAPAPTPGAKVPDGTAAARGSLKPLGSQGVRRQAASTPALSPAGPAASPPGAGSGKAARPGLGTLNRSHLQRLAIAQSRVLIASGVPTVPVKNLNGSSPVNPALAGITGILMSAAGLPVCLTRPPKLVLHPPPVSKSEIQSIPGISHTCRKTTKKQAKKGKAPEEVLKKYLQKVRHPPDEDCTICMERLSAPSGYKGPQPAVKPDLVGKLAKCGHIFHLHCLVAMYNNGNKDGSLQCPTCKTIYGVKTGTQPPGKMEYHIIPHALPGHSDCKTIRIIYNIPPGVQGPEHPNPGKSFTARGFPRHCYLPDSEKGRKVLKLLLVAWDRRLIFAIGTSSTTGESDTVIWNEIHHKTEFGSNLTGHGYPDINYLDNVLAELAAQGITEESLAQEKD; translated from the exons ATGCTGCTCGCCTCCGCCGTGGTGGTGTGGGAATGGCTGAACGAGCACGGGCGGTGGCGGCCCTACAGCCCGGCCGTCAGCCATCACATCGAGGCGGTGGCCCGCGCCGGGCCGCGGGCGGGAGGCAGCGTGGTGCTGGGCCAGGCTGACAGCCGCCTGGCGCCCTACATCATCGACCTGCAGTCCATGCACCAGTTCCGCCAGGACACCG GCACCATCCGCCCCGTGCGGCGCAGCTACTACGACCCGTCCTCGGCGCCGGGCAAAGGCGTCGTGTGGGAGTGGGAGAACGACAGCGGCTCCTGGACTCCCTACGACATGGACGTGGGCATCACCATCCAGCGTGCGTACGAGAAGCAGCACCCCTGGGTGGACCTGAGCACCATCGGCTTCTGCTACGTGATCGACTTCGCCACGATGGGCCAGATCAACCGGCAGACCCAGCGCAAGCGCCGCGTCCGCCGCCGCCTCGACATGGTGTACCCCCTGGTGTCGGGCGCCCTGCCCAAGTCGCAGTCCTGGCCGGCCAGCCCCGGGGCCGCGgcggcccccccggcccccgcctGCgcctgcccccagtgcctgctGGTGATGAGCGTCAAAGCCGCCGTGTCGGCCGGCGGCCTGGGGGCCGCTACCCTGCAGCCGCGCAAAGCTCCCCCTGCTCCTCCCGTTGCCCCCAAGGCCCCGGCACCCACCCCGGGTGCCAAGGTGCCCGACGGCACGGCCGCGGCGCGCGGATCGCTGAAGCCTCTGGGCTCGCAGGGTGTCCGGCGGCAGGCGGCCAGCACGCCCGCCCTGAGCCCGGCCGGCCCTGCCGCAAGCCCTCCCGGTGCGGGCAGCGGCAaggcggcccggcccggcctcgGCACCCTGAACCGCAGCCACCTGCAGCGCCTGGCCATCGCCCAGTCCCGCGTGCTTATTGCCTCGGG GGTCCCCACCGTCCCTGTGAAGAACCTCAATGGCTCCAGCCCTGTGAACCCAGCTCTGGCAG GCATCACGGGGATCCTGATGAGTGCGGCCGGGCTGCCTGTCTGCCTGACACGGCCCCCTAAGCTGGTGCTGCACCCCCCGCCTGTCAGCAAGAGCGAGATCCAGTCCATCCCAGGCATCTCCCACACCTGCCGCAAGACCACCAAGAAACAGGCCAAGAAGG GTAAAGCTCCAGAAGAGGTGCTGAAGAAATACCTGCAGAAGGTGCGGCATCCGCCGGATGAG GACTGCACCATCTGCATGGAGCGGCTCTCGGCGCCGTCCGGCTACAAGGGCCCCCAGCCGGCCGTCAAGCCCGACCTGGTGGGAAAGCTGGCCAAGTGTGGACACATCTTCCACCTCCACTGCCTGGTGGCCATGTACAACAACGGCAACAAG GatggcagcctgcagtgccCCACCTGCAAAACCATTTATGGGGTGAAGACGGGGACGCAGCCCCCGGGGAAGATGGAGTACCACATCATCCCTCACGCGCTTCCTGGCCACTCTGACTGCAAAACCATCCGTATCATCTACAACATCCCCCCAGGGGTGCAG GGGCCGGAGCATCCAAACCCGGGGAAGAGCTTCACTGCCCGTGGCTTCCCGCGGCACTGCTACCTGCCTGACAGCGAGAAGGGCAGGAAG GTACTGAAGTTGTTGCTGGTAGCCTGGGACCGGCGCTTGATTTTTGCCATCGGAACCTCCAGCACCACGGGTGAGTCAGACACAGTGATATGGAATGAGATCCACCACAAGACGGAGTTTGGCTCCAACCTCACTGGCCACGGTTACCCTGACATCAACTACCTGGACAACGTCCTGGCCGAGCTCGCAGCCCAGGGCATCACGGAGGAGAGTCTGGCACAGGAGAAGGACTGA
- the MPEG1 gene encoding macrophage-expressed gene 1 protein produces the protein MVWVLRVVLLARALAMAVAEVERPQEPPSSVGFQDCKRALKLPSLEVLPGGGWDNLRNLDMGRVIDLSYSLCKTTEDGFYIIPDNIFTIPRKQSNLDINSEIIESWKDYNSVTSASINLELSLFSAINGKFSYDFHQAKTHQVQDKAVTTRVQVRNLVYTAKIDPGAGLDKGFKKQLLTIASHLENNQTRMADFLSEVLVLNYGTHTITSVDAGASLVQEDQIKATFLKDSWAMRSSITASAAVAFHSIVNVKTKDSEGTSSAFTKQYLENRTNSRVESIGGTPFYPGITLKTWQEGISNQLVAIDRSGLPLYFFISPSTLPELPSPTVKKLAKRVEMAIRRYYTFNTYPGCTDAASPNFNFYANADDGSCVGTMTNFTFGGVFQECTGLAGPDTNELCQVLQQKNPLTGAFSCPTSYSPVLLGMQEREEGHSHLECQNKCTLGIFCHRVCRDVFWLSRVQFRAYWCVASGPVPPDSGYLFGGLFSSRSVNPLTGAQSCPSRYFLLKLFDDLRLCVSQDYEGGSRYAVPFGGFFSCQTGNPLGGQHHGTAEDPYAKRCPTGFSQHLALISDSCQVDYCVQAGIFTGGALPPARLPPFTRPPANLPAVDTVLVSSGDGESAWVRDGTGRAWRLAQPIEIQQAAEMVRGRGLTGGEVAGVAAAVVVGLVTVLAMVCYGRWRYRRRGYLAMGEGARLPVESPEDSTTVNMGEGHQQEPAGLTE, from the coding sequence ATGGTCTGGGTGCTGAGGGTGGTCCTCCTCGCTCGGGCGCTGGCTATGGCAGTGGCAGAGGTCGAGAGACCCCAGGAGCCGCCGTCCTCCGTGGGGTTTCAGGACTGCAAGAGAGCCCTGAAGCTCCCAAGCCTGGAAGTCCTCCCTGGGGGTGGCTGGGACAACCTCAGGAATTTAGATATGGGCAGGGTCATAGATCTGAGCTACTCGCTGTGTAAGACCACTGAAGATGGGTTCTACATCATCCCAGATAACATCTTCACCATTCCTCGCAAGCAGAGCAACCTGGACATCAACTCCGAGATCATCGAGTCCTGGAAGGATTATAACAGCGTCACCTCTGCCTCCATCAACCTGGAGCTGTCCCTTTTCTCTGCAATCAATGGCAAGTTCTCTTATGACTTCCACCAGGCCAAGACCCACCAAGTGCAGGACAAGGCGGTCACCACTCGCGTACAGGTCAGAAACCTGGTTTACACAGCTAAGATTGACCCAGGAGCAGGCCTGGACAAGGGCTTCAAGAAGCAGCTGTTGACCATCGCCAGCCACCTGGAGAACAACCAGACTCGGATGGCTGATTTTCTGTCTGAGGTGCTGGTGCTCAACTATGGCACCCACACCATCACCTCTGTGGATGCTGGAGCCAGCTTGGTCCAGGAAGATCAGATCAAGGCCACCTTCCTGAAGGACAGCTGGGCCATGCGGAGCTCCATCACCGCCTCGGCCGCTGTGGCCTTCCACAGCATAGTCAATGTGAAAACCAAGGACTCCGAAGGCACCAGCTCTGCCTTCACCAAGCAGTACCTGGAGAACCGCACCAACTCCAGGGTGGAGAGCATCGGCGGGACCCCCTTTTACCCAGGCATCACCCTTAAGACCTGGCAGGAGGGAATTAGCAACCAGCTGGTGGCCATCGACCGCTCGGGGCTGCCTCTGTACTTCTTCATCAGCCCCAGCACTCTGCCAGAGctgcccagccccacagtgAAGAAGCTGGCCAAGCGGGTGGAGATGGCCATCCGCCGCTACTACACCTTCAACACCTACCCCGGCTGCACCGATGCCGCCTCACCCAACTTCAACTTCTACGCCAACGCTGACGATGGCTCCTGTGTGGGGACCATGACCAACTTCACCTTCGGGGGAGTCTTCCAGGAGTGCACCGGGCTGGCCGGCCCCGACACCAATGAACTGTGCCAGGTACTGCAGCAGAAAAACCCCCTCACCGGGGCTTTCTCCTGTCCCACCTCCTACAGCCCCGTGCTGCTGGGCATGCAGGAGCGGGAGGAAGGCCACAGCCACCTGGAGTGCCAGAACAAGTGCACCCTGGGCATCTTCTGCCACCGCGTGTGCAGGGACGTCTTCTGGCTCTCCCGGGTGCAATTCAGAGCTTATTGGTGCGTCGCAAGTGGCCCAGTGCCCCCAGACTCGGGCTACCTCTTTGGGGGGCTGTTCAGCAGCCGCAGCGTCAACCCCCTCACCGGTGCCCAGTCCTGCCCCTCACGGTACTTCTTGCTGAAGCTCTTCGATGACCTCAGGTTGTGTGTGAGCCAGGATTACGAGGGAGGCAGCCGGTACGCGGTGCCCTTCGGGGGCTTCTTCAGCTGCCAGACAGGGAACCCCTTAGGGGGTCAGCACCACGGTACCGCCGAGGACCCCTACGCCAAGCGCTGCCCCACAGGCTTCAGCCAGCACTTGGCACTGATCAGCGACAGCTGCCAGGTGGACTACTGCGTCCAGGCTGGCATCTTCACGGGGGGCGCACTGCCGCCTGCGCGCCTACCACCCTTCACTCGACCCCCTGCCAACCTGCCAGCCGTCGACACCGTGCTGGTGAGCAGCGGGGATGGGGAGAGCGCCTGGGTGCGGGATGGGACGGGCCGTGCGTGGCGGCTGGCACAGCCCATTGAGatccagcaggcagcagagatgGTGAGGGGGCGGGGGCTGACGGGGGGTGAGGTGGCTGGCGTGGCTGCAGCAGTGGTGGTGGGGCTCGTCACCGTCCTGGCAATGGTCTGCTATGGTCGCTGGAGGTACAGGAGAAGGGGGTACCTGGCTATGGGTGAAGGGGCCAGGCTGCCCGTGGAGAGCCCAGAGGACAGCACCACAGTGAACATGGGTGAGGGACACCAGCAAGAGCCAGCAGGGCTCACGGAATAA